The window gttgaaatgttttcattatttcattcaactgTTTGTGTATTCAGTGATGTCATTAATGAGAAGTAGCAGTGCAAAAATTAGCACCTACAATATCACAGAGGCAGAGTATGGCTGTAGCTGAACCTGGTGAGCACCAGGTCCTGTCAGACACAGGGCCATCTCAGGTAGACTTTTCATGTCAGCAGCAGAGTACCtcattttcttgaggactcaagagAATTTTAGTGTTCCTGGAGTAGGTGGTGAGTGCCAAGTACCAAGGCTACTTTTTAGAATACTCAACGTGGTCTACATGGGTAATACAAGTCAGCATGAAAGGATAAAACTGGCCATCTAAAACATGGTTAGAAACCTGAAATACCTGAAGATGTAATATTAGAGCATGCGTGAGTGATAATTTGGAAGTTCGCACCATAGGCTTCAATGACTATTTGGATAACACAGGTAAGATGAAATGGGATAACTTTTTgattcatgaaacaggaacgtCCCAAGAGCCTATTATAGGAAGAGTGCTAAATCATGGGAAATGCTATCATCATTGCTTTGGCCAACTCCAGAGTAAGTCTTTATAGACCAATATAATGTTTTTTTGTGAGGTCTGGCTACCATAGACATTACATCTCCTCTGTGCTGCACACAGTTTAACTGGTCTaatttccttgaaaaaaaaataccatctaTTTTCATGGATCACCTCTAATTACTTGTGTGGTTCATATTTTCTGAGCTATTGCTCATGGTCATAGCCTATGATTACTACTTGGACATTTGCTTTCTTCTACGCTATAGCTCCTGTATGAACCAGCACATATGTGGGGACCTAAGATGGTATATGGTCCATCTGTGCCCTAAATTCTTCCATTAATGCTGCTCTGATGACACGGATAGCATCTTGTGGATGTAAGGACACCCACTTCTATGAGACCTCCCAGTTCCTACTGCTCTCCTGCAATGCCTCAAGTGTGAAAACTATCATGGCTCATTCCTGCCTTCTTGCTGTCCAATGGCTATTATCACCAGCAACCAACACATGTGCTAAGCTGAGGGGAAGCAGAAGTCCTTGTCTACCTTCTCATTCCATCTGCCTTAGTtaatgtttctattgctgtgaagagacaccatcaccatggcaactcttatatgaaaaacatttaattgggcttggcttacagtttagaggttatCATCAGGGTATGGAGCatggcagacatgatgctggctacatcttgatcagggGGAAACTGGAAGTTGACTGAAACATTGGGCAGTATTCTGAGCCCACAcaatagtgacacacttcctccaacccactctaacaaagccataccttctCATAGTACCACTCCTAATGAAATTgtgggggccaattatattcaaactaccacactacATTACTGTGCTCTCTATTACTCACACAAGTTCTGTGTCTGCTTCCAACTACTATAGATAGAAGTTAATTGCATGCAGTGATGTATGAGATCCTGAGCTGATGTGAGATACCCCTCTGTataatgtgaatatgttttgttacaattggttaataaagaaacttctttgggcctatagcagagcacaATATctccaggcaggaaatctaatatagaaagagtaggtggagtcagggagatgccatgtagctgctgaaggagacagacaactACAAAAGGTTCTGGTAAACCCTGAGCCttgttgtaaaatataaaataataaaagtgggttaattcaagatgtaagagctagctagaaatatcctagagtcattggtcaagcagtgttttaattgatacagtttttgtgtgattattccaggtttgggtggccgggaacaaacaagcagcttcagTCTACACTGAGCTACAGACTGGACCCCTACACCTATACACTGAAAAACAAGAATGTCAAGGATGCTCTGAAGAGACTCTTATACCCTCTTTAATGTTAGTTGAAAATATGTACATTGCTGTTCTGACGGTGTAAGCCTGTCTCCAACTTGTCTTGCTAAatgtctttgtcttgtttttatgcTTTGGCTATGACCATTATAGAAAATTGCCTTCAAACTCAATATCTGGATGTGCTTTTTGTTCTATGTTGGTAGTTTTGATTAGTTGATACTTATCTATGTACGCCAAATAAAAATTAACCCACTCACCACCACCCCAAGTCCTGACAGGTGCTCTTCTTTTATATAGAAAGTCATGTTGCCTTCCCAAAGAGACACAAGACAGCCTTGCTTCTCTGAGTTAAGTTCTTGTTTATCAGctactgcatgtatgtgtacatgactATAACAATCTGAACATTAGTAAATAAATTATCTGTTCTCAATATCTTCTCCATATTTTATATGTGGTCAAGCACTGTCGTTCAGCAGTTCACATGCTACCCCTCAGTCTTCCTTTACTAGGCAAAAGTATCACGTCACTATGGAATCATTGAATTCAGAGCTTTGTGGCAGTACAAGGTGTAGTGGAGATGATTCCTTACCTTGTAGCAGCTgggaacagagaaataaaaactgttttctccttttccccttgtCCCATGCCTCCCTGCCCCAGTGCCTGTTGAGGTACTGCACACATTGAAGATGAGGCACAACTGTGCAATGAGTCCTCTTTGGAAATAGTTTGCAGATAATCATGGAGGTGTCCCTCAGCAATATGCCTGTTGAGGTACTGCACACATTGAAGATGAGGCACAACTGTGCAATGAGTCCTCTTTGGAAATAGTTTGCAGATAATCATGGAGGTGTCCCTCAgcaatattttggagatcaatttAGTCAAATTAACAATGACTATATTAACCACCACAACCATAAACCATTGACACAGTCCTGTTTTACCTGCTATTTTCCTCCACACTGCTTGATTCATCTGTTAATCATGTTTTTTAACCATCTGCTCTGTATTAGTTACGTGACTCTCTAGGATATAGACAAATACCACAATGTATGAAAGGCTCAAGGTATACATGCTCACActtctcactgtcaagaaaagtcctcttaaaacatttaaaatgccatattccataggtctttgaagtgtgtaagattatctatctaactataatatatttctgtatatttagaaaacctaaccaCATGACTAagagtttgattattataaatgactcatctattaatctatatttcttaattatatgttacagttttaagtgagctgcacaaacacaattctttaaacaagagcagaaacacatatacacagtataacaaaatcaaccttaaatttgtatcagtataccaAGACCCATACCAATGTAAggtattcatttctatataatatccctctctaaatgaaaacaaacatttataaataatcattttggaATTTGaatgttgttttctccaaactgcttcctgctgtttctaggggtgaagtatttttaggcttcacagagacctttcaggggatttgttccatcaaaccatattagcctggtaGGAATACATAGGTTCTCATCGTCAgtgaaaacaaaagtagaacctcttttccaaagtaacataccttagactcaaattttgaagtcaagataactttaaaattcatatgttggtttagtttagcagcccctGGGATCAAacatctctctgcagtcaaaaaaattaaagaaaatctaatagtatacataatccagagtctctgtatattttccatctttacatggcttttctctataaatttttatgatttattgtcTTTACTCTTTCAATCtatgtactgtctctttaaaaactttgttttattttttaaaactatttacttctttttgtaactgttgatactctttgttttctctctctctctctcccaagcctatgtatatctTTAAATGCACTGTGACttattcagaggtttatttttgtctgaggAAAGATAGAGAGTCAGTTACTagctagatgcagaggaagcaagatgagaatgcctcactgatgaaaggaaccaagacacatggctaaacatagataacaATTATAActattatgagttaatttaagtggcaaaagctagttaataatgagcctgagctaataagacaaacagtttataattaatataaacctctgtgtgtttctttgggactgaaaaacCGGGTGGGACTGAAGCTTCCATCTACAAAGGCTCTCAGAGTCAGCCCATAACTCAGATCCTCTGTGCGGATTTTCTTCCCTCAAACTGGGGATGAACCAAGCACCAGGGAAAGCTGTGATATAAGAGTAAGAAAgatgaaaactataaaaataaaacaggcaaaTACCAAGAACAAGTGTGGGCAGGGTTCattattctctgtctctttagCCATTCACTCTTGGCCCTACAGAGTATCAAAAATTATCAAGTGGGATTCACTAAAAGACTCAAGATTTACCTAGATTTGATTCAGTGAATTATAGAAATACTTTAACATTTAATAGCATTGAACTTATAAGCATATTTCTCTATGAACAAACTAGAAATGGTTAAAGTTATCTAAAGCATTTGAAAGAGTAGAAATCAGTATTATCTGGTAGAAAGTATTGTATTTCTTAGCTCAGGTCATGACTTGATCTGTATTCCCCAGAATTAGGGGATGCCTAAATAAAGGCTTAAATGAGCTTTCATAGTCCTTGACCACTTCTTCCAGAGTTCCTTTTGAAGCTCAAAGTAATCAATGTCGAAACTGAAGTTTTTTAAAGGATGTTTTGAATTCCTTGTTTCTCAGGGTATAAATCAGGGGGTTCAAAGTTGGAGTCACAGTGGTGTACAGAGCAGTAATAGCCTTGTCCAGCACACCAGCAGTTCCTAGGGCTGGCCTGACATAAGTATATAGCACAGTGGAGTAATAAAGGGTGACCACAATCAGGTGGGCAGAGCAGGTGGAAAAGGCACGCTTCTTGCCTTCAGCTGAGCGGATGCGCAGGATGCTGGTGATGATAAAGCCATAGGATGTCATGGTCAAGAGGaagttcaagccagacaaaaacATATCTGCAATGACAGTCATGATGTCATTGATAAAGGTGGGGCTGCAGGACAGCACAAGCACAGAAGGGATCTCACAGAAGAAGTGTTTGATGAGATTGGGACCACAGAAGGACAGTGGCAACACTAGACAAGTGAGTACCAAGGCATTGAGAGCCCCTGTAAACCACACAAAGGTTGCAAGGGCCACACAGATGCTGTTACTCATGAGGGTTCCATAATGCAATGGCCGGCAGATAGCAagatagcggtcataggccatagCAGAGAAGAGCAGAAGCTCAGAGCTCAGAACCCAAGTGAAGATGAACATCTGTATGAGACATCCTCCATAAGATATGGTGTTCTCGGTCACCAGGCTCTGCAGGACCTTGGGTAGGACAGTCACAGTGCAGATCACATCCATCAGGGCAAGGTTAACTAGGAAGAaatacatgggtgtgtggaggcTGGGACTTCTGTGGATGACTGTGATAATCAGGCCATTGCCAACTATGGCCACCATGAACAAggtaaagaagaagcagaagaggacATCCTGGATCCAGGGGTCATCCATGAAGCTTTGCAGGATGAACGTGGTCACAACCGACTGGTTCTCAGGAGCCATGGATAACACAGTCTATGCTCAGGATGAGAGTTGTAGCTTGGGGCTCTGACAAAAGAAGAATGAGCTTTATTCCGATGAACTGAAAAGTATTTAAATCTTAGTTAACAATAAATTCTGTGTAATAAGGAACCTATTCTCATAAGAAAGCAATGTTTAAATTTCATTCTCATGGATCACATGTTAAAGTAATGAGCAGGTCAAGAACACACCCCACATGGGCTCTGCTATGAAGATGGGTGGACCCTGAATGCAAGGTCCCTGAACAAATTGTTCCATATATGTTGTATCCCATCCCACAAGGAGGTAGAGATGGCCATGGTCACATGAGTCACTCAGCCCACAGTGACTGGAGATTGTGGTGTGGATTCTGGGAAGACATGAGTTATCATCATCAGTGGGGCTGTGAAAGGGTGCAGTGGCAGAGAGAAGTTTCCTCTGGTGCTGGTTGCTTGTCCAAGAGTGTGGGGAATAACATACAGAAGATTTACTGAGTGACTGATTCTCTGGAGACAGAACCAATGTGGTCTTTGTGACAATGTGACTTCTCATGCAGGTGACAACAAAGACCCCAGAGCTTCCTATCTTGGAACTCTGTTCCACTAGAATACTAATCTAGGGCATAGCATTCAAGACTCATATTCAAGCTATTGCAAAAAATAGGGTCTCCTAAGGATTCTAGGATGTCTCTCAACTTTAGGCCATAGGAACTCAACTGGTCCCAGACACAGTTCCGGCAAGGCAGCTCAGAGAGCCATCTGAAGGAACCAAACCATCCCTGTAGGATTTCATATTGCTAGTCACTTTCCAGAACACACAGACCCTGGATGATGAGAACACAGGCATCTGTTGAGAAGACATGGAGTTGTGGCAACCCAGACTGGGTCCTGCTGGACTGTGTGTGTACTGGTCACTTGACACTTCCTACTACCAGACTCTGCCATTTAGGGCATAATGAAGGGAACATTACTGAGTGTGAGTTATGAATCAGAAGCTAAGGTCAGACTAACAGAGACAGGTGACAGGACACTCCTCTGTGGTCTGCTACATGGAATGCACACAGTATGGCAGGCTGCTCTCATCCAACAATCACATGCAGTGTGAAAATACAAGTCAGGTTTCACAGCAGAGCATTTCACAGAGTAGAGTGCTCTAAAACAAAACAGTCCTGGACGTTCATTTGCTGGCATTCCCCACCACTAAGCATCACCCCCATTTCTCCATCTCACGGTGCTCCAGAGGGGTTTGCAAGGAGAGGTGTGTGGGAGACCATGCTGGCTTTGGTCCCATCTTAAACCCAGCAAATCACACTCGATGTGATGATGGCATAGTCTGGGCAGGAAAGCCTGCCAAACTTCAACCAGGGTCAATCTTTATTCTATTCTCACAGGGTGTCAGATCAGGTTGCACACAAAGAGTGGATCTTCTGTCTCACAAAGAGCTCTCGTAATCACTGGGCAGTGGCTGGCGTGAGTACATGGTGTCACTGAACACTGAGGGTAACAGACCCGGCTGCCATGATCAGCAGATGAAATACAGGAGGCTAAGTTTTAGAAGATGAAATACAGGAAGCTAAGATATACAAGAACACACTTTCTAAAACATGTCTCAAATACTGCCCAGGAAATCCCAATTCTAAATAGTATGTTACTAATATAAAATGCAATGTGATCTGGacttactcttttatttatttgtttgtttttcaccaccaatatattatttttttatttttcacccCTCTAGTCCATACATCCCTTaccgtgtgtgtctgtgagtccaGCAGCAATTGAGGATGCCTCTGCGTCAGCATTCACAC of the Chionomys nivalis chromosome 8, mChiNiv1.1, whole genome shotgun sequence genome contains:
- the LOC130880369 gene encoding olfactory receptor 13G1-like, encoding MAPENQSVVTTFILQSFMDDPWIQDVLFCFFFTLFMVAIVGNGLIITVIHRSPSLHTPMYFFLVNLALMDVICTVTVLPKVLQSLVTENTISYGGCLIQMFIFTWVLSSELLLFSAMAYDRYLAICRPLHYGTLMSNSICVALATFVWFTGALNALVLTCLVLPLSFCGPNLIKHFFCEIPSVLVLSCSPTFINDIMTVIADMFLSGLNFLLTMTSYGFIITSILRIRSAEGKKRAFSTCSAHLIVVTLYYSTVLYTYVRPALGTAGVLDKAITALYTTVTPTLNPLIYTLRNKEFKTSFKKLQFRH